A genomic window from Synechococcus sp. CBW1107 includes:
- a CDS encoding CsbD family protein produces the protein MTILPTKLMASLMALAITLVTMLIPLTGSAMAMTPLTHPIAFATMSNKMDAAAKEAEGKLESAYGELTGDTGHQIKGKAKQVQASAMNTAENLKKGAQSVARNVRDAAGQVADDLS, from the coding sequence ATGACCATTCTCCCAACCAAGTTGATGGCCTCGCTGATGGCACTGGCCATCACGCTCGTCACCATGCTGATTCCATTGACTGGCTCAGCCATGGCCATGACGCCTCTCACTCACCCCATCGCATTCGCAACCATGTCAAACAAAATGGACGCCGCTGCCAAAGAGGCCGAAGGCAAACTGGAATCGGCCTACGGCGAACTCACAGGCGATACAGGCCACCAGATCAAAGGCAAGGCCAAGCAGGTCCAGGCTTCTGCCATGAACACAGCAGAGAACCTGAAGAAAGGCGCACAATCAGTCGCCAGAAATGTTCGTGATGCCGCCGGACAGGTGGCCGACGATCTCAGCTGA